The genomic segment TGGTCACGTCGATCACCGCGTCGACGCCGTGCAGCGCCTCGTCGAGGCCGGCTCCGGTGGTCAGGTCGACGCCGTTCGACCGGGAGATCACCACGACGTCGTGGCCGGCCTCCCGCGCCCGTTCGACCACCAGCTTGCCGACCCAGCCGGTCCCGCCGGCCACTGCCATCCTCATCGCGTCCGTCCTTCGCTCGTCCCTACGGGTTCAGGGCAGGGACGAGGGGTCCGGAACGAACGTGACAGCGTGTGACCGCGGCCACAGTCAGGCGCGAGCGCCGATCGCCAGGGCGCGGAGCAGGAAGCGGGGCTGGGTGAGGGCGCTCGGGTGTTCGAGCATCGTGGTGACCTGGCCCAGGCGCTGGTTGATCGACTGGTCGCGCATCGACGCCTTGAAGATCAGGCCGGTGACCCATTGGATGGCCTTGTAGCCCTTGGGGTAGGGCCCGTCGACGTGCGGGAGGGCGAGGTCGGCCATGGTCGAGACCTGCCAGGCCGCGTCGACGATCACCTTGACGTCCTGGAAGTAGGACAGGGCCGGCTTGGCCAGGTCGGGGCGGCCGCGCAGGTATTCCGACAGGGCCGAGGCGTGCAGCGCGGCCGAGGTCATCCCCTGCCCGTAGACGGGGTTGAAGGAGGCCACCGCGTCGCCCGCCGCGACCAGCCGGGCCGGGAAACGGGTCAGCTTGTGGAAGTCGCGGCGCCTGCTGTCGGCCTGGTGGTAGGTGACGACGTCGCCGACCTGCACGGCCGTGGTCGCGACCTGGCCGAACTCGGGCGGGAAGTCGTCGACGCAGCGCTGCCGGAACTCGCCGGCGTCGCGGCCCGGGCGGTCGTCGGCGTAGCCGGACACGAGCACCGTCCACCGGTCGCCCTCGATCGGGGTGTAGCCGCCGATCCGGGCCACCTTGCCCGGGCCCGGGTTGGCGATCGAGATGCACGTCCACACCTGCGCGTCGGCGGGGCGGCGGAACAGGGCGGTCGCGTAGTTGAGCTTGATGCCCATGCGCTGCATCGGCGGCTTGGCGAAGCCGTGCCCCTCGAGCCAGTCGCCGAGCCGGCTGGAACGCCCGGTCGCGTCGACGACGAAGTCGGCCTTCTCCTCCCGGCCGTCGCTGTAGCGCACGCCGGCCACCGATTCGCCGTGCAGGATCAGACCGTCGGCCCGGCCCTGCACCGTACGGACGTTGGGCAGGCTCAGCACCCGGTGCCGGATCAGCGCCTCGAGGAACGGCCGGCTCGAGATGAGGGCCTGCGCGGCCGGGCCGGTCGGCGGCTCCTCGCGCAGCTTGCCGTCCATGTAGAAGTGGCTCGTCCCGGGCGGCGGGTTCACGGCACCGGCGGTCAGGGCCTCGTCGACGAACCCGGGGAAGAAGCGTTCGAGCTGCGTGAGCCCCGACGGCAGCAGCGCGTGCACCTGGCTGCCCTGGGGCACGCCCGGGCGCGGGGCCACGGCGCCGGCCGGGTCGGCGGCGATCCGATCGTCGGGGGTGTCGAGCTCGGCCAGGTCGTCACGCTCGATGATCAGCACCTGGTCGGCGTGGTCGCTGAGGACCCGGGCCGCCATCAGGCCCGCGATGCTGCCGCCGAGCACGACGGCCCGCTCGAACAGCACGCGCGGCCCGGCCGGTGGCTCGGACGTCGACAACAGGGCGAAACGATCCGCAGCAGACACCCGAGGCCCCCATGAATGTGAAAGTTTCTTTCCTCGCCGCCGAAGATACCTCAGGCATCGAGAAATATCGTTACCGCAGGTAGGACGCCCCGTTCAGATCGAGCACGGCCCCCGACGACCAGAGCGCCTCGGGCGAGCTCAGGTGCAGCACGGCCGCCGCCACCTCCTCGGGCGCGCCGACCCGGCCGAACGGGCTCTGCCCCCGTACGTGGTCGTCGATGTTGTCTTGTTGCCGCTCGGTGCCGACGAAGCCGGGCGCCACCGAGGTCACGGCGATCCCGTACGGCGCCAGCGCGACCGCCATCGACTGCCCGAACGCGTGCAGGGCGGCCTTCGCGGCCCCGTACGCCGGGAACTCGGGTTCACCGCGAAACGCCCCGCGCGAGCCCACGTTCACGATGCTGCCCCCGGCCTGCCGCTCGATCAGCCGCCGGGCCACCAGGTACGTCACGTTGGCCGCGCCGAGCAGGTCGACGTCGAGCATCGTGCGCCAGGTGCGCTGCCAATCCTCGTACGGGATGGAACTGATCTCATGGCGGTTGGCGGCGCTCGGCGCGATGGCCGCATTGTTGACGAGCACATCGACGGCGCCCAGCTCAGCCGCGGCGGTGTCGACGACCGTGCGCGCCACCTCGGGATCGGCCAGGTCACCGCCGACCAGGGTGTGCCCGTCCCCTTCCAGCGTACGCAGGGTGCTCTCCGCCTCCGCACGGTCGCGCCCGTAGTGCACCGCCACCCGGTCACCGTTCTTGGCGAACGCGACCGCGATGGCCCGCCCGATCCCGCGCGAAGCCCCCGTCACCAGCACATTTCTCACTTCGCAAACACCTGACTCTCATCGCGGAACGCCTTGAACTCCAGCGCGTTGCCGGCCGGATCGCGGAAGAACATCGTCCACTGCTCGCCCGGCCGGCCGGGGAACCGCAGGTAGGGCTCGATCAGGAACGTCGTGCCGGCCGCGCGCAACCGCTCGGCCAGCGCGTGGAACTCGTCGGTGGTGAGCAGCAGCCCGTAATGCGGGATCGGGACGTCGTGGCCGTCCACTTCGTTGTCACCCACGGGTGTCACCGGCCGGGCCACGACGTGCGTCACGAGCTGGTGCCCGTGCAGATTCCAGTCGATCCAGTGGTCGCTGGACCGGCCCTCGGCGAGCCCGAGCACGCCGCCGTAGAACGAGCGGGCCGCCTCCAGGTCGTCCACCGGGATCGCCAAGTGCACCGCCGGTCTGCCGCCCATGTGCCGCTCCCC from the Paractinoplanes abujensis genome contains:
- a CDS encoding FAD-dependent oxidoreductase produces the protein MSAADRFALLSTSEPPAGPRVLFERAVVLGGSIAGLMAARVLSDHADQVLIIERDDLAELDTPDDRIAADPAGAVAPRPGVPQGSQVHALLPSGLTQLERFFPGFVDEALTAGAVNPPPGTSHFYMDGKLREEPPTGPAAQALISSRPFLEALIRHRVLSLPNVRTVQGRADGLILHGESVAGVRYSDGREEKADFVVDATGRSSRLGDWLEGHGFAKPPMQRMGIKLNYATALFRRPADAQVWTCISIANPGPGKVARIGGYTPIEGDRWTVLVSGYADDRPGRDAGEFRQRCVDDFPPEFGQVATTAVQVGDVVTYHQADSRRRDFHKLTRFPARLVAAGDAVASFNPVYGQGMTSAALHASALSEYLRGRPDLAKPALSYFQDVKVIVDAAWQVSTMADLALPHVDGPYPKGYKAIQWVTGLIFKASMRDQSINQRLGQVTTMLEHPSALTQPRFLLRALAIGARA
- a CDS encoding SDR family NAD(P)-dependent oxidoreductase, which translates into the protein MTGASRGIGRAIAVAFAKNGDRVAVHYGRDRAEAESTLRTLEGDGHTLVGGDLADPEVARTVVDTAAAELGAVDVLVNNAAIAPSAANRHEISSIPYEDWQRTWRTMLDVDLLGAANVTYLVARRLIERQAGGSIVNVGSRGAFRGEPEFPAYGAAKAALHAFGQSMAVALAPYGIAVTSVAPGFVGTERQQDNIDDHVRGQSPFGRVGAPEEVAAAVLHLSSPEALWSSGAVLDLNGASYLR
- a CDS encoding VOC family protein encodes the protein MGGRPAVHLAIPVDDLEAARSFYGGVLGLAEGRSSDHWIDWNLHGHQLVTHVVARPVTPVGDNEVDGHDVPIPHYGLLLTTDEFHALAERLRAAGTTFLIEPYLRFPGRPGEQWTMFFRDPAGNALEFKAFRDESQVFAK